One window of the Vicinamibacterales bacterium genome contains the following:
- a CDS encoding protein-methionine-sulfoxide reductase heme-binding subunit MsrQ: MTQTQWRRRVFKPVVYLACLAPLSLLLYDFYRDELGANPVETITNTTGIWTLRFIVITIAITPLRWATGVNQLIHYRRALGLFAFFYGSLHFLTYFILDHQLQFEGLWDDVVKRPYITAGFTAFVLMIPLAITSTTGWIRRMGGKRWNLLHRLVYITALAAVLHYFWKVKLDATYPIYYGIGVASLLGIRLWRNYGPKPAS; encoded by the coding sequence GTGACTCAAACACAATGGCGACGGCGGGTCTTCAAGCCCGTCGTCTATCTGGCCTGCCTGGCGCCGCTCTCGCTGCTGCTCTACGATTTCTATCGCGACGAGCTGGGCGCCAACCCGGTTGAGACCATCACCAACACCACCGGCATCTGGACCCTGCGGTTCATCGTGATCACCATCGCGATCACGCCGCTGCGATGGGCCACCGGCGTCAATCAACTGATCCACTACCGCCGCGCGCTCGGGTTGTTCGCGTTCTTCTACGGGTCGTTGCACTTCCTCACGTATTTCATCCTTGACCATCAACTGCAGTTCGAAGGCCTCTGGGACGATGTGGTGAAGCGGCCGTACATCACGGCGGGGTTTACGGCGTTCGTGTTGATGATCCCGCTGGCGATCACCTCCACCACGGGCTGGATCCGGCGGATGGGCGGGAAGCGGTGGAACCTGCTGCACCGGCTGGTCTACATCACCGCGCTCGCGGCCGTGTTGCACTACTTCTGGAAGGTGAAGCTGGACGCCACCTACCCCATCTACTACGGCATCGGCGTCGCGAGTCTGCTGGGAATCCGGCTATGGCGTAACTATGGCCCCAAGCCGGCATCCTAG